TGCACACAGTAGATAACATGGTGGAATTACGAGACACCATTAGTCGCATGACCCCCACCCAAGATGGGGTAGATGGCAGCAATATTTACCTCTACGGTGAAGGTTGGGACTTTGGTTCAGCAAAAGGAAAAGGACTCCATCACGCCAATCAATACAACATGGCTGGTACTGGCATCGGCACCTTTAACGATAAAATCCGTGATGCCGTTCATGGGGGGTATTCTACCAATCCAGAAGAAATCCACCGTCAAGGCTTCATTAATGGTCAATCCTATGATTGGAATGGTTATTTCTATAATGACCGCTTTCGCAATAATTTGCGGACAACCACTGATAAATTGCGAATTAACCTCGCAGGTAGCCTGCAAGACTTCCACATTATTGATAAAAATAATAATGAAGTCTCTGGCTTAGAACTGGATGGAACGGGTTATGTTAAAGATCCCCAAGAAACCGTCAACTATATTTCCAAGCATGACAATGAAACCCTCTTTGACTTAAATATGTTCAAGCTGCCTCTGGGTCACTCAGGAAGTGCTGTTACCAGCATGAAAGAGCGAGTTCGCGCTCAGAATTTGGGTTTAAGTCTTGTTGGTTTGAGTCAAGGGATTCCCTTTTTCCATTTAGGAAGTGATATGTTGCGGTCTAAGTCTTTAGATCATAATAGTTATGACTCTGGAGACTGGTTTAATCGCGTGGACTTTACCTATACCAAGAGTAATTTTGGCGTGGGATTGCCCCCTGCTTGGAATAATCAAGAACGATGGGAAATCATGGCTCCCTTATTACGAAATTCCAAATTTGATCCAACAGAGGAGCATATTTTGGATAATGTCAGTCATTTCCAAGATGTTCTGAAAATCCGCCGTAGTTCTCCTTTATTCCGTTTGCGAACGAAAGAAGAAATTGAACAGCGGGTGCAGTTTCATAATATGGGAAAAGACCAAAAAGATGCTTTGATCGCCATGTCCATCAGTGACACTGTCGGGGATAATTTAGATCCCAACTATAACCAGATTGCGGTTTTCTTTAATGCGGATAAGTTCCAAAAGAAAATTACAATTCCTGAGTTTGCAGGGTCTAAGATGGTCTTACATCCCGTACAAAGCAATTCTCGGGATAATGTGGTTAAAAGATCACAATTTGATCTAGAAACAGGTCAATTTGAAATTCCCCCCCGTACTGCAGCGGTTTTTGTCAACCCTGAGTAATCTATTTCCCCGTGAATCCTCCTCGACTACAGTGTTAGCTTAGTCGAGGCTTCCTTATCCTTCCAAATCACTGCCATTCCAAACTTATAGTCGTTCCAATTCAGTTCCGTAGTGCAGCCATCTTGGCTGCTACTAGGGAGCAAGATGCTCCCACTACTTTTAGGTTGCTGTTTTTTATTTGGAATCACTATATCAGCGCATTCATTGGAGTGACTGGACCCAGTCGGGAACTGATCCGAGGTTGTTTGCAAGGTAGTTATCAACCCTTAATGGGGAATGCTCTATTTTTGGAGTATGAATCGGTGATTGAACGAAAAGAAATTCAAGCCAATTGTCCACTTTCTGAGTCTGAGAGCAAGGCGTTGCTGGAAGCCTTTTTAAGTGTTTGTCAGTGGATTAATATCTACTATTTGTGGCGACCAAATCTGAGGGATCAAGCGGACAATCATTTAATTGAGCTTGCCGTAGCAGGGAACGCGATCGCGATCGTAACTAATAATGTTAAAGATTTTCAGAAAACCGAATTACTCTTTCCCGAGTTATCAATCTTAAAACCAGAAGACATGATGAGGAGATAAGTAAAAATGGCAACTCTCACGATTCGCATCCCAGAGGAGAAACATGAACGTCTCAAAGCTTTAGCAGAAGGGCTGAGAATCCTACGACTACAACTCGCGCGTTCCTTTGCGCCGTACGACGGCGCAGGGTCACTCGTCAATTTTAATTTAGTCGGTAGACGGGGCGTATAAACATCTGGGGAGACCCCAGATGACAGCCCCTCATGAATCAGCCCAGTTGTGGTAAGATAAATAAAGTAGGCCTTATATTCAAGAGCTAATCGCCACCTACTAATTGATACAGAATTAATTTCTGAGAAACCTTCAACCGAGGGGCATCCGGGAGAAGTAAAATAAAGCTCCGACTCGTATCCGAACCGATAGGTGGAGTTGGTGAGAAGCCCCAACCACATCGAAAGATTGGTTGGGGAGTATGTCACCCCAAAGTCGAGGAATCAGTGTTAATAAACTGATGGAAGAACTTTCAACGATTGCGCTAACTGAATTTGACGCTCATACTCGTTTCCAAGCGATGGCATCCAGAGGTAATCCCGAACAAGGGCTGAAATTATTGGATAAACTTGATGCTCGTTCTGCAAGTCAGTGAAGCCGTCTGAAAAGGCTATTCTTAACCAACGGTCAGAAGCAGGCACCTTCCGTTAAGGAAGGCGTAAGCTCTGACTAACGACTAACCCTTGAGGTTTAGTCGCAGGATGCGTCGGGGCATCTGCTCAATAATGAATGGGGAGTGGCAGGGTAAGTCATTAAGAACCTGACCAACTAATCCACTTATGAGAAATACCGCGCTCAGTTGCTACTTGCTGTAATTCAACATCCCCAATATTGGCACCAGTCAGGAGTGCAGCGCTTAACTCGACATCCGTTAAGATTGCCCCGCTTAGATCAGCATTAGAGAAATCAGCACCTCTCACGTCAGCACCTTTTAAATTAGCTCGTCCCAGTTTAGCCCCAACTAGACTCGCTCCGATCAAGTTTACTTGACTCAGATTAGCACTCCTTAAATCAGCATAATCAAGGTCAGCATCTGTCAAATTAGCAGAACTAAGGTTACTTCTAGATAACTTAGCTTCAGTTAAATCAGCATGGCTTAAATCAGCCTCACTAAGGTCAATTTCTTCCAGATTGGCTCCTTTTAAATTGGCACCATGTAGGTTAACTTTGGAGAAGATTCGTTCCCCTTGCTCTTTTCGGGATAGTAATTGAATAGCATCCATTTTTTGACCTCCTATTTTTGGTGATGAAAGACTTATTTTACTGGAGCGATTAACTGAGTGATCGGATGGAATAATATCCATCGGTTTTTGAGCAGCTAGATAGGTAATGGCATTTTGAATCGCTTCTTGTGTTGAACTTGAAAAATTGTTCCCTTTTTGACAATTAACTGCTGGTATCAAAATCCAGAAAGCATTGGGCTGTTTATGGTAAGTCAACTGGGTAAAAGATAGCAGTACAGATGGCGGGTCTAAAGAATTTATTTCAAATTTCTCCTTTTTGGAATTAGGAAGAAAATGTTTAACAATTATCTCTGGTTTCAGGTTGTTAAATGGCACATAAGAGCCAACAAAGACAACTGTTTTTGCTTGAATCATGAAAGAAGCAAGCCTAGGAGTAAGATATTCAACGCTGAGAGCCTCTGTATCTTTCCAGTCTTGTTGTTGGATAATTTCAGCAATACGGCATCCAGCCCCTTCATCAGATTTTTCGCGATTGCCGTAACCGATTACTAAACGAGATTTAGTTAATTTCATTGTTTTTTATTAAGATGATTTTATATTCTATTTTGATCTTAATGGTTAATTTATTATTTTTGTATAAAAAGTATGCTTTTCTTAATAAAAGATAGGATTGCTTAAAATATATATATTAAATTAGTTTAAGAGAGAGTATTTTTTCTTAGGTAAATTTCAACAAGTAGCAGTAATTAATCTCGCGTAGTGAGCCGACGGAAAGCGCCTAACTTTTGCCATTTGCGAAACTGCTGTCCAAGGAGGTAGATCGTGAACCAAGCCCTCCACTGACAGCATTTATGGAAGAAATAAAATATTCCATTCAGAACTTCTCGCACATCACTTGCTTATAAATTGGGGTTAGATGTAGCAACTTTTTAAGAAATGCGAGATTAGGAAAGGCGACTGACACGACTTGATTGCAGTTGGTTAATGAGTTGGAGAATTTCTCGTCGCGCCTTTTGATTTCCTTGAGATTGAAACTGTTTTGCCCCTGTCATTAAATCTTTGAGGGCGGAATTAGTATCATTTACTTGATAATAGGCTAATCCTCGGCTGACATAGTAAGAGGGATTATTCGGTGCTTTTTCTAAAGCCCTAGTAAAGTGTTTAATTGCAGTCTTATGTTCTCCCAAATAATGACAGACACATCCCAAGTTATATAACGAACGGCTATCATTTTGGTTTAAGTGAATTGCTTGGGAAAAGTCTTGTCTTGCTTGGTGGTATTGGTTTTGTTCTAAATAGACAATCCCTCGATCATTATAAATGGTTGCTTTTTCTTGTTCACTAAGATGCTGGGTATTTTCTAGGGCTTGGTTGTAATCAGAGAGAGCTTTAGGTAATTGCGCGATCGCGCTGTAAGCTAATCCCCGATTATATAGGGCTTGAGTATGGTTTGGTTCTTGACTTAAAATGTAATTATAGTCATTAATAGCAGCGTTATAATTTTGATGGCGATAGTAAGCTAACCCTCGCCAAAGATAAGCATTAATTGAGTTAGAATTTTCTTGAATAACCGCAGAACAATCCGCGATCGCGCTTTCTAATTTTTCTAAGTTTAATTGTGTTAAACAACGATATTGTCTAGCTTGAGAATTTTCAGGCTCATCTTTTAAAACTTGATCAAACGTTAACAGAGCTTCTTGATAGTTTTCTTCTTGAATTTGTTGAACTCCCAACGTCATTAAATCTAAAGGAGTAGCGACGGCTGGAAATTCCATTGAGATAATCATAAATGGAATCATTAGGAATTGAACAAGACGTAACATCAACTAACCTCTTAACTCAATCTTTTTTTACATTTCTAAAATTAATAAAAAGCAAGGTACATCATTTTGCACCCTGCTATAGCAGTTTTCAATCTCATGAGGTATTTGTCCTTCGTCCTTTGTTGTTTGTAAACCAATGACCAATGACTAATAACTCAGTTTGTACCTCAATAGACTAAGAAACGCTATATATAGTCGTTCCAATTCAGTTCCGTAGTGCAGCCATCTTGGCTGCTACTAGGGAGCAAGATGCTCCCACTACTTTTAGGTTGCTGTTTTTTATTTGGAATCACTATAAACTATTACCAGCCTTTTTCTGCTTGGCTTAAAACATACTCAGCAACTGCCTCAATTTGAGATGAAGTTAATCTTCCTCGAAATGCAGGCATCGCTCTTTTTCCATTGGTAACTTGTTGGACAATGTTTTCTTTAGAGTCCATATTGTATCGAGCTAAAGCATCTTGTTTTAGAGTTTTATTTGCCATAATCCGATTGCCTCCACCAGCATGGCAAGCCGCACAGTTAGCCTGAAAAATTTGCTCACCACTAGGAGCCGCTTGAACAGGAGAAGCAATAACTAAGAAAGTCACTAACAGAAGAGATGCAATTATTTTCCGAATCATAGAACCATATTTTTTTCACTTCAGTGCTTATAAAATAAGATAGGTGACGTATAAGAATCAAAAGACAGGCTGTCTTATAACCTGAGCAGTCGTAACTCAAGTGTTGCTAACTTGAGGATAGGTGAGGCATAATGATAACTATTTTCACACTAGCCTAAAAGCGGTTTACTTTCAGCAATAGCTAGTTGTGGTTATTAAAAAATAATGATTATCATTCTAAATAGAAGTTGAGTAATAATGAAGAAGATGCCCAATAGACTAGGACAACGCTTACCACTGATTCTTGCTTCTGCCTTTGCACTAGGTTTAGCCAGTTGTGAACCTAACGATCTTGCCACGAACGGAGCAGACGACGTTGATGAAGCGGAGGACTTAACAATTGTCACCACTTTTATACCAATGACTAATTTTACTAAAGCAGTGGTCGGCGATCGCGCAGAAGTGGAACAACTCCTTCCCCCTGAGTCTGGAGCGCACCACTATCAAGGAACACCGGGGGATGTTCAAATGCTTGCCAATGCCGATGTTTTGGTTAAAAATGGCTTGGATATGGAGTTTTTCTTAGAGGATACGATTGACAGTGCTGATAATCCTGATTTACACACCATTGACACCAGTCAAGGGATTGCAGCCCTAACGTGGGATGAAATAGAAGCGGCTCGCGAAATTGATGCTGATGATCATGACCACGATAATGGACATAGTCATGACCACGACCACGATCATGAAAACAGCCATGACCACGATAATGGGCATAGCCACGATGATAACCACCATGATCATGAAAACAGCCATGACCACGATAATGGGCATAGCCACGATGATAACCACCATGATCATGAAAACAGTCATGACCACGATAACGGGCATAGCCACGATGATAACCACCATGATCATGAAAACAGTCATGACCACGATAACGGGCATAGCCACGATGATAACCACCATGATCATGAAAACAGCCATGACCACGATAACGGGCATAGCCACGATGATAACCACCATGATCATGAAAACGACCATGACCACGATAATGGGCATAGCCACGATGATAACCACCATGATCATGAAAACAGCCATGACCACGATAATGGGCATAGCCACGATGATAACCACCATGATCATGAAAACAGCCATGACCACGATAATGGGCATGATCATACCCACGATCACGATAACGGGCATAGTCATAGCCACGATCACGGAGACTATGACCCTCATATTTGGCTTGATCCTAAACGTGCCATCCAACAAGTAGAGAACATTCGTGATGGCTTAATCGAAGTTGATCCTGCAGGAGAAGAGGTTTATACCGAGAACGCTGCTGCTTATATTGAGGAATTAGAAGCTCTAGACGAAGAACTTTCAGAAAAACTCAGCCCCTATGCTGGGCAAACCTTTGTGGTGTTTCATGATTTAGCCAATTACTTTGCTGACAGCTACGATCTGCGTTCAGAATACTTAGTGGGAGTTCCTGCAGAAAATCCGTCTCCTGATGATGTCAGACGAGTCATGGATACAGTCACAGAGTATAATATTCAAGCAGTTCTCACTGAACCGCAAGCAGAAGAGGGCTTTTCAGCCCTAGCTGATGACCTAGATATTACTGTAAGTGTATTTGATCCCATTGAAACGGGCGATTCTGATTCCCTAGAGCCTGAATACTATTTAACGACGATGCGTCAAAATGTAGAAAATTTAGCAAATACTTTTGAAGCCACAGAGCAATCTCACTTACCATTAAATATTATTCCTCACCAAGAGAGAGTTAGTTATTCAAAGGAAGTAGAATCACCCCAAGTAATTGTCCTTGGCTTTCAGGAGAAATAATATGCCAGATTCGGTGCTAGAGATTGACGAGTTAACAGTTTATCGGGGAACAGCAGTGGCAGTAGAGAAAGTTTCCTTTTCTTTAATGGAGGGAACTGATACGGCAATTGTTGGCCCCAATGGAGCAGGGAAAAGTACCCTTGTTCAAGCGGTTTTAGGGATTTTGCCCCGACATTCAGGAAATGTCTTTGTC
This window of the Euhalothece natronophila Z-M001 genome carries:
- a CDS encoding tetratricopeptide repeat protein gives rise to the protein MLRLVQFLMIPFMIISMEFPAVATPLDLMTLGVQQIQEENYQEALLTFDQVLKDEPENSQARQYRCLTQLNLEKLESAIADCSAVIQENSNSINAYLWRGLAYYRHQNYNAAINDYNYILSQEPNHTQALYNRGLAYSAIAQLPKALSDYNQALENTQHLSEQEKATIYNDRGIVYLEQNQYHQARQDFSQAIHLNQNDSRSLYNLGCVCHYLGEHKTAIKHFTRALEKAPNNPSYYVSRGLAYYQVNDTNSALKDLMTGAKQFQSQGNQKARREILQLINQLQSSRVSRLS
- a CDS encoding toxin-antitoxin system HicB family antitoxin, with product MATLTIRIPEEKHERLKALAEGLRILRLQLARSFAPYDGAGSLVNFNLVGRRGV
- the petJ gene encoding cytochrome c6 PetJ, with the protein product MIRKIIASLLLVTFLVIASPVQAAPSGEQIFQANCAACHAGGGNRIMANKTLKQDALARYNMDSKENIVQQVTNGKRAMPAFRGRLTSSQIEAVAEYVLSQAEKGW
- a CDS encoding PIN domain-containing protein codes for the protein MTGPSRELIRGCLQGSYQPLMGNALFLEYESVIERKEIQANCPLSESESKALLEAFLSVCQWINIYYLWRPNLRDQADNHLIELAVAGNAIAIVTNNVKDFQKTELLFPELSILKPEDMMRR
- a CDS encoding DNA-binding protein, with translation MEELSTIALTEFDAHTRFQAMASRGNPEQGLKLLDKLDARSASQ
- a CDS encoding pentapeptide repeat-containing protein encodes the protein MKLTKSRLVIGYGNREKSDEGAGCRIAEIIQQQDWKDTEALSVEYLTPRLASFMIQAKTVVFVGSYVPFNNLKPEIIVKHFLPNSKKEKFEINSLDPPSVLLSFTQLTYHKQPNAFWILIPAVNCQKGNNFSSSTQEAIQNAITYLAAQKPMDIIPSDHSVNRSSKISLSSPKIGGQKMDAIQLLSRKEQGERIFSKVNLHGANLKGANLEEIDLSEADLSHADLTEAKLSRSNLSSANLTDADLDYADLRSANLSQVNLIGASLVGAKLGRANLKGADVRGADFSNADLSGAILTDVELSAALLTGANIGDVELQQVATERGISHKWISWSGS
- a CDS encoding metal ABC transporter solute-binding protein, Zn/Mn family is translated as MPNRLGQRLPLILASAFALGLASCEPNDLATNGADDVDEAEDLTIVTTFIPMTNFTKAVVGDRAEVEQLLPPESGAHHYQGTPGDVQMLANADVLVKNGLDMEFFLEDTIDSADNPDLHTIDTSQGIAALTWDEIEAAREIDADDHDHDNGHSHDHDHDHENSHDHDNGHSHDDNHHDHENSHDHDNGHSHDDNHHDHENSHDHDNGHSHDDNHHDHENSHDHDNGHSHDDNHHDHENSHDHDNGHSHDDNHHDHENDHDHDNGHSHDDNHHDHENSHDHDNGHSHDDNHHDHENSHDHDNGHDHTHDHDNGHSHSHDHGDYDPHIWLDPKRAIQQVENIRDGLIEVDPAGEEVYTENAAAYIEELEALDEELSEKLSPYAGQTFVVFHDLANYFADSYDLRSEYLVGVPAENPSPDDVRRVMDTVTEYNIQAVLTEPQAEEGFSALADDLDITVSVFDPIETGDSDSLEPEYYLTTMRQNVENLANTFEATEQSHLPLNIIPHQERVSYSKEVESPQVIVLGFQEK